One window from the genome of Streptomyces sp. NBC_01476 encodes:
- a CDS encoding DUF1931 family protein: MPVMGVPKFERFFRAAAGLDVNKNDLKRYNDFVDAKLYDLFLIGAADAKANDRDIIEPQDLPVTKGLQESVHAFKKLEEGIELRPLLDQLAARPALGMDAAEDTQQRLPDLAGGLSVALARALKTIARDTRRPSTDQWDEAFELFDLLI; the protein is encoded by the coding sequence ATGCCCGTCATGGGAGTTCCCAAGTTCGAGCGCTTCTTCCGCGCAGCCGCCGGCCTCGATGTCAACAAGAACGACCTCAAGCGCTACAACGACTTCGTGGACGCCAAGCTCTACGACCTCTTCCTCATCGGCGCGGCCGATGCCAAGGCCAACGACCGGGACATCATCGAGCCGCAGGACCTCCCGGTCACCAAAGGTCTGCAAGAGAGCGTCCACGCTTTCAAGAAGCTGGAGGAGGGCATCGAACTGCGCCCGCTGCTCGACCAGCTCGCCGCCCGTCCCGCCCTCGGCATGGACGCCGCAGAGGACACCCAGCAGCGGCTGCCCGACCTGGCCGGCGGCCTCAGCGTCGCCCTCGCGCGCGCCCTCAAAACCATCGCCCGCGACACCCGCCGCCCCTCCACGGACCAGTGGGACGAGGCATTCGAACTCTTCGACCTGCTGATCTGA